Proteins encoded within one genomic window of Anastrepha ludens isolate Willacy chromosome 4, idAnaLude1.1, whole genome shotgun sequence:
- the LOC128860509 gene encoding histone acetyltransferase KAT2B, which yields MSGGALITLKEDANDAGGNANGGGGSSNIASNQPTSGSGNASAAPNHNANGSNGGPPEGTRQNSLQRIQLRKQKVFNLPVPQKLAKLSMYSACQSEGCRCTGWKTPQENRHRDVESSSYCPEFTEECRSCRHTLQNHIAHLDGISGSQMNELLGAIIDMENLFMSMQRVEDEDTKKVYLYLFRLLRQCVLTRQQAVIRGPLGDPPFESPCIAKAVSSFVFYKYNHLSQTELQTMTEVAKTFLNFLNHYNFEPPSMRRTGLTHEDVSTYKINYTRWLVFCHVPAFCNSLRHFETSLVFGRTLLRTIFKYMAEQLRNKCSSERDRFPADKRSIITQMPKFLDALKSELLKDDSPIWDQGFRPSTAFIIQQRKRQQEAITGVAAGSKRTGTGEPAHKRAKKESIDRANGDSHFEDLSDETVVRAMKAISESKAISKAEILFPVNVSRDENVKAEEQQRAIEFHVVGNSLTKQVDKQTIFWLIGLQAVFAYQLPEMPREYISQLVFDTKHKTLALIKENQPIGGICFRPFPSQGFTEIVFCAVTMSEQVKGYGTHLMNHLKDYSIKHGIRHLLTYADCDAIGYFKKQGFSKDIKLARPVYAGFIKEYDGATLMHCELHPSIVNTQFISVIRKQSEILKELIAQRHNEVQKVRPGLTCFKEGLRSIPIESIPGLREIGWKPQMRAQRTARPLEESTDPEKLAASFSAVLQSVRQHQAAWPFLRPVTTAEVPDYYDHIKYPMDLKTMGERLKQSYYVTRRLFMADMARIFSNCRFYNSPETEYYRCANSLERYFQTKMRELGLWDK from the exons ATGTCTGGTGGAGCTTTAATTACATTAAAAGAAGATGCAAACGACGCTGGTGGTAATGCCAATGGTGGGGGTGGCAGTTCCAACATAGCAAGCAATCAACCAACCTCCGGATCCGGAAATGCAAGTGCCGCTCCGAATCATAATGCAAATGGTAGTAATGGCGGTCCCCCTGAAGGTACACGGCAAAACAGTTTGCAACGTATCCAGCTTCGCAAACAAAAGGTTTTCAACTTGCCTGTTCCACAGAAATTGGCGAAATTATCCATGTACTCCGCGTGCCAGAGCGAAGGCTGCCGTTGCACTGGATGGAAAACTCCTCAGGAAAATCGTCACCGTGATGTAGAATCTTCATCATATTGTCCCGAATTCACCGAGGAATGTCGCAGCTGTAGACATACATTACAAAACCATATTGCTCACCTTGATGGAATATCTGGATCACAAATGAACGAACTTCTGGGTGCCATTATAGATATGGAAAATTTGTTCATGTCAATGCAGCGTGTCGAAGATGAGGATACGAAAAAAGTGTATCTGTACTTATTTCGCCTTCTGCGTCAATGTGTGCTAACTCGTCAGCAAGCTGTCATTCGTGGACCATTGGGTGATCCACCATTCGAGTCGCCATGTATTGCTAAAGCAGTTTCCTCATTCGTCTTTTACAAGTACAATCATTTAAGCCAGACTGAGTTGCAGACGATGACCGAGGTGGCAAAaacatttctaaattttttaaatcattacaACTTTGAACCGCCGTCTATGCGTCGCACTGGGCTCACGCATGAAGATGTCTCAacgtataaaattaattatactcGTTGGTTAGTGTTTTGTCACGTACCCGCCTTCTGTAATTCTTTGCGACATTTCGAGACGTCGCTTGTATTTGGACGAACTTTACTTCGTACCATTTTTAAGTATATGGCAGAGCAGCTAAGAAATAAGTGCTCTTCGGAACGAGATCGTTTTCCAGCTGATAAACGGTCAATTATAACACAAATGCCAAAATTCTTGGATGCACTCAAATCGGAACTATTGAAAGATGACTCGCCAATTTGGGACCAGGGATTTCGACCATCCACGGCATTTATTATACAACAACGTAAACGTCAGCAAGAAGCAATTACAGGAGTTGCAGCAGGTAGTAAACGAACTGGAACTGGAGAGCCTGCACATAAAAGAGCGAAAAAGGAAAGCATTGATCGGGCCAATGG TGATTCTCACTTTGAGGATCTTTCTGACGAGACAGTTGTGCGTGCTATGAAAGCTATTTCCGAATCAAAAGCGATCAGTAAAGCGGAAATCCTATTTCCGGTAAACGTATCCCGCGACGAGAACGTAAAAGCAGAAGAACAGCAGCGTGCCATCGAGTTCCATGTGGTCGGCAATTCGCTAACAAAGCAAGTGGataagcaaacaattttttggctTATTGGCCTGCAAGCAGTATTTGCATATCAACTGCCTGAAATGCCGCGCGAATACATAAGCCAGTTGGTTTTTGACACTAAACATAAAACACTGGCACTTATAAAAGAGAATCAACCAATTGGTGGTATTTGCTTTCGCCCCTTTCCCAGTCAGGGCTTCACCGAGATAGTGTTTTGCGCCGTCACCATGTCCGAGCAAGTTAAAGGCTATGGTACACACTTGATGAATCACCTAAAGGATTACAGCATTAAACATGGCATTCGACATTTGCTAACTTACGCTGACTGTGATGCCATCGGTTATTTTAAGAAACAAGGATTCTCCAAGGATATAAAATTAGCGCGTCCTGTGTATGCTGGTTTTATTAAAGAGTATGATGGTGCTACACTAATGCATTGCGAATTGCATCCAAGCATCGTGAATACGCAATTTATTTCAG TGATACGCAAGCAAAGcgaaattttgaaagaattaaTCGCACAGCGCCACAATGAGGTACAGAAAGTGCGCCCTGGCTTGACATGTTTTAAAGAGGGGCTACGCTCCATACCCATTGAATCGATACCAGGATTGCGAGAGATTGGTTGGAAGCCGCAAATGCGTGCACAGCGTACTGCACGTCCACTTGAAGAATCTACCGACCCTGAAAAATTGGCTGCGTCGTTCTCTGCCGTTCTGCAATCGGTGCGTCAGCATCAAGCAGCTTGGCCATTCCTACGCCCAGTAACCACCGCTGAAGTACCCGACTATTATGATCACATAAAATATCCAATGGATTTAAAGACGATGGGCGAACGCCTTAAACAAAGCTACTATGTGACACGACGCCTCTTTATGGCTGATATGGCgcgcattttttcaaattgccgCTTTTATAATTCGCCAGAAACTGAATATTATCGCTGCGCTAATTCATTAGAACGTTATTTTCAGACCAAGATGCGGGAGTTGGGGCTATGGGACAAATGA